The following coding sequences lie in one Psychrilyobacter atlanticus DSM 19335 genomic window:
- a CDS encoding GNAT family N-acetyltransferase yields the protein MELKIRNGRLEDIEACFILEGKTFPEEEAACKENIEIRLRKFSEGFIVGELDGEIVAHINSGSTNQEDITDEEFKGLIGHEHGGKNIVVFSVAVDPVHQKKGIAKIMMKEFVEISKKMGKEKVLLLCKENLMGMYERMGYKKIGVSASTHGGAVWYEMEKVL from the coding sequence ATGGAATTGAAGATAAGAAATGGAAGGTTAGAAGATATTGAAGCTTGTTTTATCTTGGAAGGGAAAACATTTCCAGAGGAGGAAGCAGCCTGTAAAGAAAATATAGAAATAAGGTTAAGAAAATTTTCTGAAGGATTTATAGTGGGAGAATTAGATGGGGAGATAGTAGCTCATATAAATAGCGGCTCAACAAATCAGGAAGATATAACAGATGAAGAATTTAAGGGGCTAATCGGTCATGAACATGGTGGGAAAAATATAGTTGTTTTTTCAGTAGCTGTGGATCCTGTCCATCAAAAAAAAGGAATAGCCAAGATAATGATGAAAGAATTCGTCGAAATATCTAAGAAGATGGGAAAGGAGAAGGTTCTTCTACTCTGCAAGGAAAACCTTATGGGAATGTATGAGAGGATGGGGTATAAGAAGATAGGAGTTTCAGCCTCTACCCATGGAGGAGCTGTGTGGTATGAGATGGAGAAGGTTCTGTAG
- a CDS encoding L-lactate permease, which produces MLLFTALIAVVFPLLFLVILKMSAKKGMALSYVILLLGAYFIWGMESKVLVASSLQGIHKALTILLILFGAMVLLNMLKNTGAITRLNKGFRALSEDMRILAIILAFLFGALLEGVSGFGAPVAVVGALMVALGFQPLTAAILVLIANSTPVPFGAVGTPIFVGLSNISELAPKDLDSIAILITKLDIFLATFMPLLLVVVLVLSFGKKNKIKSILEMTPWSIFIGLVYTLSAYLYANFVGPEFISILASITGLFVATITCKMKFLIPKHVWTEALDEDMKVEEINPNKEMSLFKAWIPYILVVITLLATRIFPVIKNFTTTAIDLSWKNIMGFEQISDKWPLLYSPGTVLILVAFLTIFIQNSNFNSLKKACFTSFGQVKNTTLILFSTLALVQIFSNSWINATGYMSMPQYIATAMSSSFSESWIFIAPFVGMLGTFISGSGTVSNLTFGAIQHDVANIINLNPTLILAEQTLGAGVGHIICVNVVVAACTVVGLSGKEGIVIRKVFIPSIFYSLGIGIVAFAFS; this is translated from the coding sequence ATGTTATTATTTACAGCCCTTATTGCAGTGGTCTTTCCCTTATTATTTTTAGTTATCTTAAAGATGTCAGCTAAAAAGGGAATGGCATTAAGTTATGTAATCTTACTTTTAGGTGCTTATTTTATTTGGGGTATGGAGTCTAAAGTTCTGGTTGCTTCATCACTTCAGGGTATCCATAAAGCACTGACGATACTTCTCATATTATTTGGCGCTATGGTTCTTTTAAATATGTTGAAAAATACAGGTGCCATCACAAGGTTAAACAAGGGGTTTCGAGCTCTTTCTGAAGATATGAGAATCTTAGCTATAATACTGGCATTTTTATTTGGTGCTCTCTTAGAAGGAGTTTCTGGGTTTGGTGCTCCTGTTGCTGTTGTTGGTGCTTTAATGGTGGCCTTAGGATTTCAACCACTAACTGCAGCTATATTAGTACTTATTGCAAATAGTACCCCTGTTCCATTTGGAGCTGTGGGAACTCCAATTTTTGTAGGCCTTAGCAATATTTCAGAGTTAGCACCGAAAGATCTCGATAGTATTGCAATATTAATTACTAAATTAGATATCTTTCTTGCAACCTTTATGCCATTATTACTTGTAGTCGTATTGGTATTATCCTTTGGTAAAAAGAACAAAATTAAATCTATTCTTGAAATGACCCCTTGGTCTATCTTTATCGGTCTAGTCTATACACTCTCTGCATACTTATACGCAAACTTTGTAGGTCCTGAATTTATCTCTATCCTTGCTTCTATTACTGGACTTTTTGTAGCTACAATCACTTGTAAGATGAAGTTTTTAATTCCTAAGCACGTGTGGACAGAAGCTTTAGATGAAGATATGAAAGTAGAGGAAATAAATCCTAATAAAGAGATGTCGCTATTTAAAGCTTGGATTCCATACATCCTTGTAGTTATTACTCTGCTAGCTACTAGAATATTTCCAGTTATCAAAAATTTTACAACTACAGCTATAGACCTTTCTTGGAAAAATATAATGGGATTTGAACAAATTTCAGATAAATGGCCCCTACTATATTCTCCAGGAACAGTATTAATACTAGTTGCATTTTTAACTATATTTATTCAGAACTCAAATTTTAATTCATTAAAAAAAGCTTGTTTCACTTCATTTGGACAAGTAAAAAATACTACATTGATCTTATTTTCTACATTAGCATTAGTACAGATATTTTCAAATTCCTGGATCAACGCTACTGGTTATATGTCTATGCCACAATATATAGCCACTGCAATGAGTTCTTCATTTTCAGAATCCTGGATCTTTATTGCTCCATTTGTAGGAATGCTCGGAACATTTATCTCTGGAAGTGGTACAGTATCAAATCTTACCTTTGGTGCTATTCAACATGATGTGGCAAATATCATAAATTTAAACCCTACACTAATACTTGCAGAGCAAACTCTTGGAGCAGGAGTAGGCCATATAATTTGTGTTAATGTAGTTGTAGCAGCTTGCACTGTTGTTGGACTTTCTGGTAAAGAAGGGATAGTAATCAGGAAGGTATTTATACCTAGTATTTTCTACTCATTAGGTATAGGTATTGTAGCTTTTGCTTTTAGTTAA
- a CDS encoding FAD-binding oxidoreductase, with translation MQNKYKEIDMNDFENIKIIIGDTERVLFKDEINPDYSHDELGGIEKMPDILVKAYTTKEISDIMKYAYKNHIPVTARGSGTGLVGACVPLFGGIVIETTGMNKILELDEENLTLTLEPGVLLMEISKYVEEHDFFYPPDPGEKSATIGGNISTNAGGMRAVKYGVTRDYVRGLEVVLPTGEIIELGGKVVKNSSGYSIKDLIIGSEGTLGIITKVILKLIPLPKHTISLLVPFEELNTAIDAVPSIIKSKAIPTAIEFLQREVIFAAEEYLGKVFPDKSSDSYLLLTFDGNSKEQVEKDYEKVADLCLEIGALDAYLVDTEERKEAVWSARGAFLEAIHGSTDEMDECDVVVPRNNVAEFIKYTKVLAKEFDIRIPSFGHAGDGNLHVYICKDNMDMELWTKKREDVFKRMYDKSLELGGLVSGEHGIGFAKKKYMFDQYNGGHLNLMVGIKKSFDPKNILNPGKVCQ, from the coding sequence ATGCAGAATAAATATAAAGAGATAGACATGAATGATTTCGAAAATATAAAAATAATAATTGGAGATACAGAAAGGGTACTCTTTAAAGATGAGATCAACCCAGATTATTCCCACGATGAATTAGGTGGAATAGAAAAAATGCCGGATATATTGGTAAAAGCTTATACCACTAAAGAAATCTCAGATATTATGAAATATGCCTATAAAAATCATATTCCTGTAACTGCCAGAGGATCAGGAACAGGACTTGTAGGAGCATGTGTTCCCCTCTTTGGAGGAATAGTTATCGAGACTACAGGAATGAATAAGATCTTGGAATTGGATGAGGAAAACTTAACTCTGACATTAGAGCCTGGAGTATTACTTATGGAGATCAGTAAATATGTAGAAGAACATGATTTTTTCTATCCTCCAGATCCAGGGGAAAAAAGTGCAACAATTGGAGGGAATATAAGTACCAATGCAGGAGGAATGAGAGCTGTAAAATATGGTGTAACTAGAGATTATGTAAGGGGGTTAGAAGTAGTTCTTCCCACTGGAGAAATTATTGAATTGGGAGGGAAAGTTGTAAAAAACTCTTCCGGTTATAGTATTAAAGATCTAATCATAGGTTCCGAAGGGACTTTGGGAATTATCACAAAGGTGATTTTAAAATTAATCCCTCTTCCTAAACATACCATAAGTTTGTTGGTTCCATTTGAGGAGCTGAATACTGCTATCGATGCAGTCCCGAGTATTATTAAATCTAAAGCCATACCTACAGCCATTGAATTTTTACAGAGGGAAGTAATTTTTGCTGCAGAGGAATATCTAGGGAAAGTATTTCCAGATAAATCCAGTGATTCCTATCTTTTGTTAACTTTTGATGGAAACTCAAAGGAACAGGTAGAAAAAGACTATGAAAAAGTAGCTGACCTGTGTTTAGAAATAGGGGCTTTGGATGCTTACTTAGTAGATACAGAGGAAAGGAAGGAAGCTGTTTGGTCTGCTAGAGGAGCATTTTTAGAAGCTATACATGGATCGACCGATGAAATGGATGAGTGTGATGTTGTTGTTCCTAGAAATAATGTAGCAGAATTTATTAAATATACAAAAGTTTTAGCTAAAGAGTTTGATATAAGAATACCTAGTTTTGGTCATGCTGGAGATGGAAATCTGCATGTTTATATCTGTAAAGATAATATGGATATGGAATTATGGACTAAAAAAAGAGAGGATGTCTTTAAAAGAATGTATGATAAATCTTTGGAATTAGGAGGATTAGTATCTGGAGAACATGGGATTGGATTTGCCAAGAAGAAATATATGTTCGATCAGTATAATGGAGGCCACCTGAATTTAATGGTAGGTATAAAAAAATCTTTTGATCCCAAAAATATTTTAAATCCTGGAAAGGTTTGTCAATAG
- a CDS encoding electron transfer flavoprotein subunit alpha/FixB family protein: MAKLVINHDKINHKKMMELIDLCPFNAIEEQDGQTHINSGCKMCKLCVKNGNGTIEFVEDETVTSVNKKLWNGITVYIDHFNGVINPVSLELIGKARELAEIISHPVQAILIGSNVKKIAEELEHYGVDQIHIYDYKELEHFKVQNYTEVFADYIEKKKPSSILVGATTLGRSLAPRVAARFRTGLTADCTILKMKDNTDLVQIRPAFGGNIMAQIVTERHRPQLCTVRAKIFDAPERTVEKSGEIIDHKIDIKKLNSKIQVLDVVKKDKEVSIADAEVIIAIGRGIKKEEDIEMIQEFADLVDGKIACTRPLIECGWMSNKLQVGLSGRTVKPRLLFAFGIHGAVQFTAGMNGAETIVAVNTDEQASIFDVAHYGIVGDLYKVIPKLTEEIKKDRKITF, from the coding sequence ATGGCTAAATTAGTTATAAATCACGATAAAATAAATCATAAAAAAATGATGGAATTGATAGACCTATGTCCCTTTAATGCAATCGAAGAACAGGATGGTCAGACACATATAAATTCTGGATGTAAGATGTGTAAACTTTGTGTTAAAAATGGTAATGGAACTATTGAATTTGTAGAAGATGAAACTGTAACAAGTGTGAATAAGAAGTTATGGAATGGAATAACTGTTTATATAGATCATTTTAATGGCGTAATAAATCCAGTATCTTTAGAATTGATAGGTAAAGCCAGGGAATTAGCTGAAATAATCAGTCATCCAGTTCAGGCGATCTTAATTGGTTCAAATGTAAAAAAAATAGCAGAAGAATTAGAGCATTATGGAGTAGATCAAATTCATATCTACGATTATAAAGAATTGGAGCATTTTAAAGTTCAAAATTATACAGAGGTGTTTGCTGATTATATTGAAAAGAAAAAGCCATCTTCCATATTGGTAGGAGCTACAACATTAGGAAGATCTTTAGCTCCTAGAGTAGCTGCAAGATTTAGAACGGGGCTTACTGCAGATTGTACTATCTTAAAGATGAAAGATAATACAGACTTGGTACAGATAAGGCCGGCATTTGGTGGGAATATAATGGCACAAATAGTTACAGAAAGACATAGACCTCAATTATGTACAGTGAGAGCTAAGATATTTGATGCTCCTGAAAGAACGGTAGAAAAAAGTGGGGAAATAATAGATCATAAGATCGATATAAAGAAATTAAATTCAAAAATTCAAGTTTTAGACGTAGTAAAAAAAGATAAAGAAGTATCTATAGCTGATGCTGAGGTAATTATTGCCATAGGAAGAGGGATAAAAAAAGAGGAAGATATTGAGATGATTCAAGAGTTTGCAGATCTTGTAGATGGGAAAATAGCTTGTACTAGACCTCTTATCGAATGCGGATGGATGAGTAATAAATTACAGGTTGGGCTTAGTGGAAGGACTGTAAAACCAAGATTATTATTTGCATTTGGAATCCATGGAGCAGTTCAGTTTACTGCTGGGATGAATGGAGCCGAAACAATAGTTGCTGTAAACACAGATGAACAGGCCTCAATATTTGATGTGGCACATTATGGGATTGTAGGAGATTTATATAAGGTCATTCCAAAATTGACAGAAGAAATAAAAAAAGACAGAAAAATTACTTTTTAA
- a CDS encoding electron transfer flavoprotein subunit beta/FixA family protein, with protein MKIAVCIKQVPGGTNVQVDPVTGVLLRDGVDSKINPYDLYALESAFQIKNQVSSEIGVLSMGPPQAKAVIKESFSMGVDTGVLLSDRKFAGADVLATSYALAQGLKAMGEIDLIICGKQTTDGDTAQVGPEMAEYLSIPHISNISKILEVTSESLTVEADMGETIEIQTIGYPCLITVEKGIYSPRLPSYKNKLDTATREIKVLTFDDLDDKDEKKYGLNGSPTQVERIFNPPKNADKEMFSGDGAAVELFDKLRGRKII; from the coding sequence ATGAAAATTGCCGTTTGTATAAAACAAGTGCCTGGAGGTACTAATGTTCAAGTTGATCCGGTTACAGGAGTACTGTTAAGAGATGGTGTTGATTCAAAGATAAATCCATACGATCTTTATGCTTTAGAATCTGCATTTCAAATAAAAAATCAAGTCAGTAGTGAAATAGGAGTCCTATCTATGGGGCCCCCACAGGCAAAAGCTGTGATTAAAGAATCATTTTCTATGGGAGTAGATACAGGTGTATTACTTTCTGACAGGAAGTTTGCCGGAGCCGATGTGTTAGCAACATCTTATGCTCTAGCCCAAGGGCTAAAAGCAATGGGTGAGATAGATCTAATAATCTGCGGAAAACAAACTACCGATGGGGACACCGCTCAAGTAGGACCAGAGATGGCAGAATATTTATCCATCCCTCATATTTCAAATATAAGTAAAATATTAGAAGTAACCTCAGAAAGTCTAACTGTAGAAGCAGATATGGGTGAAACTATAGAGATACAGACTATTGGTTATCCATGTTTAATAACTGTAGAAAAGGGAATATATTCCCCTAGACTACCATCCTATAAAAATAAACTAGATACAGCTACCAGGGAAATAAAAGTTTTAACTTTTGATGATTTAGATGATAAAGATGAAAAAAAATATGGGTTAAATGGGTCGCCGACCCAGGTAGAAAGAATATTTAATCCTCCTAAAAATGCAGATAAAGAGATGTTTTCAGGGGACGGAGCTGCGGTTGAATTATTTGATAAATTGAGAGGAAGAAAAATTATCTAG
- a CDS encoding FadR/GntR family transcriptional regulator: MEERKFHKLIKHIKQEIKSGNLKNGSQIYPERTLAENLNIGRSSVREGIKILEIIGLIESKRGGGNYITNDFKNMLCNPLSLAFELQKGKIKDVIELRKMLELSNVEFMVKRVTSEEIEQVEKIYEKMLSCNDIEKLADLDRDFHLLMMSFSKNILMTTIISAISELLEESIIASRDMVLEKFGKEKIDLDHKMILEALKDRDEEGLKNSLSIHFDNIEKSLPNLN, translated from the coding sequence ATGGAGGAAAGAAAATTTCATAAGTTAATAAAACATATAAAACAGGAAATAAAATCAGGCAATTTAAAAAATGGATCCCAGATATACCCCGAACGTACCCTGGCTGAAAATTTAAATATTGGGAGGTCATCTGTGAGGGAAGGGATCAAAATATTGGAAATAATTGGTTTAATTGAAAGTAAAAGAGGCGGGGGAAACTATATCACCAATGACTTTAAAAATATGCTGTGTAACCCATTATCTCTGGCTTTTGAATTGCAAAAGGGGAAAATAAAAGACGTTATCGAACTCAGAAAGATGCTGGAACTTTCTAATGTGGAATTCATGGTTAAGAGGGTAACTTCAGAGGAGATAGAGCAGGTTGAAAAAATTTATGAGAAGATGTTAAGTTGTAATGATATTGAAAAATTGGCCGATTTAGACAGAGATTTTCACCTTTTAATGATGTCTTTTTCTAAAAATATTTTAATGACTACAATTATTTCTGCTATATCTGAACTGTTGGAAGAATCAATAATAGCTTCTAGAGATATGGTTTTAGAAAAATTTGGGAAGGAAAAAATAGACTTGGATCATAAGATGATTTTAGAAGCCCTGAAAGATAGAGATGAAGAAGGATTAAAAAATAGTTTAAGCATTCATTTTGATAATATAGAGAAAAGTCTGCCAAATTTAAATTAA